One Numida meleagris isolate 19003 breed g44 Domestic line chromosome 6, NumMel1.0, whole genome shotgun sequence genomic region harbors:
- the LOC110401688 gene encoding prolactin-releasing peptide receptor-like translates to MAQLPNDSWQNASAPLFTGLDLLLELKPLFIPLYATLVAVACTGNLFLILLIALTKKLHCTTNFLIGNLAAADFIMCLACVPLTVSYAFEVRGWLFGMFMCYFVTLMQATTVFVSVLSLTAIAVDRYIVVAYPIRRRISCKSCGCIVACIWLLSILASAPTSLHTQYLDLNAIGHDMIICEEFWKHEERERLLYSCLMLLLSYMLPLLAVSVSFCAISYHLRRRNVPGAAYPCQDKWSKTKQKTFRVLTISVVCFAVCWLPLQVVNFIRDVDEEFTILDKRYVNVIQVSCHLVAMSSACYNPFIYASLHDKFRFHLSSYFYRKKKNSSVVSYKASRFNTCSTLADAPAGLSDKIALQTRFS, encoded by the coding sequence atggcacagctccccaaTGACTCCTGGCAGAACGCCTCAGCCCCTCTCTTCACAGGCCTCGACctcctgctggagctcaagCCGCTCTTCATCCCGCTCTACGCCACCCTGGTGGCTGTGGCGTGCACGGGGAacctcttcctcatcctcctcatTGCTCTCACCAAGAAGCTGCACTGCACCACCAATTTCCTCATTGGCAACCTGGCGGCGGCTGACTTCATCATGTGCTTGGCCTGCGTCCCTCTGACTGTCTCCTACGCCTTCGAGGTGCGGGGTTGGCTCTTTGGGATGTTCATGTGCTACTTTGTCACTCTGATGCAGGCCACCACCGTGTTCGTCTCGGTGCTGTCCCTCACCGCCATCGCCGTCGACCGCTACATTGTCGTGGCCTACCCCATCCGCCGGCGGATAAGCTGCAAGTCCTGTGGCTGCATTGTGGCCTGCATCTGGCTGCTCTCCATCCTGGCCTCTGCTCCTACCTCACTGCACACACAGTACTTGGATCTCAACGCCATCGGCCACGACATGATCATCTGTGAGGAGTTCTGGAAGCATGAGGAGAGGGAGCGGCTACTGTACTCCTGCCTGATGCTCCTCTTGTCCTACATGCTCCCGCTGCTGGCGGTGTCGGTCTCCTTCTGTGCTATCTCCTACCACCTGCGGAGGAGGAACGTCCCGGGGGCCGCCTACCCCTGCCAAGACAAATGGAGCAAAACGAAGCAGAAGACTTTCCGTGTGCTCACCATCTCGGTGGTTTGCTTTGCAGTCTGCTGGCTGCCCCTCCAGGTGGTCAACTTCATCAGAGACGTCGACGAGGAGTTCACCATCCTGGACAAGAGGTACGTGAACGTCATCCAGGTCTCATGCCACCTGGTTGCCATGAGCTCCGCCTGCTACAACCCCTTCATCTATGCCTCCCTCCATGACAAGTTCCGCTTCCACCTCAGCAGCTACTTCTACCGCAAGAAGAAGAACTCCAGCGTCGTGTCCTACAAGGCTTCTCGGTTCAACACCTGCTCCACTTTGGCAGATGCCCCAGCTGGGCTCTCGGATAAGATAGCTTTGCAAACCAGGTTCTCTTAG
- the CHST14 gene encoding LOW QUALITY PROTEIN: carbohydrate sulfotransferase 14 (The sequence of the model RefSeq protein was modified relative to this genomic sequence to represent the inferred CDS: inserted 2 bases in 1 codon; substituted 1 base at 1 genomic stop codon), giving the protein MAAGPQPASAAVTAGCRPASPSFPAAGCXPLSPACGXRRRLRPGPSEAMSPRAAFPGEVRRAAASACSRSRLRSGSTVLLPSMLMFGVILASSGLLLMIEKGILAEVKPLPLHPSAGEVSRRVQAHGGDLELEVLRDIRNRTIRSVCGQRAMPRSVWELPAGQRRTVLRHLLVSDKYRFLYCYVPKVACSNWKRILKVLDGALESVDVKLKMDHKSDLVFLADMKPDEINYRLKNYYKFIFVRNPAERLLSAYRNKFGEIKEYQQKYGVEIVRRYRKNGGKSAGDDVTFSEFLRYLLDEEVERMNEHWMPIYNLCQPCAVRYDFIGSYERLNEDANHVLEQVQAPSFIRFPERQSWYKPVTAETLHYYLCNTQRKLIKELLPKYILDFTLFAYPLPNITSEFCRQ; this is encoded by the exons ATGGCCGCCGGCCCCCAGCCCGCCTCTGCGGCCGTCACTGCCGGCTGCCGCCCCGCCTCGCCCTCCTTCCCCGCCGCCGGCTGCTAGCCCCTCTCCCCGGCATGCGG GCGGCGGAGGCTGAGGCCCGGCCCGTCCGAGGCCATGTCCCCGCGGGCCGCCTTCCCCGGGGAGGTGCGGCGGGCGGCCGCCTCGGCGTGCAGCCGGTCCCGCCTGCGGAGCGgcagcacggtgctgctgccctccatgCTGATGTTCGGCGTCATCTTGGCCTCTAGCGGGCTCCTCTTGATGATCGAGAAGGGCATCCTGGCCGAGGTGAAGCCGCTCCCGCTACACCCGTCGGCCGGGGAGGTTTCCCGGCGGGTGCAGGCGCACGGAGGAGATCTGGAGCTCGAGGTGCTGCGGGACATCCGCAACCGCACCATCCGCTCGGTGTGCGGGCAGCGGGCCATGCCCCGCAGCGTCTGGGAGCTGCCGGCCGGGCAGCGGCGGACGGTCCTCCGGCACCTCCTGGTCAGCGATAAGTACCGCTTCCTCTACTGCTACGTGCCCAAGGTGGCCTGCTCCAACTGGAAGCGCATCCTGAAGGTGCTGGACGGGGCGCTGGAGAGCGTTGATGTCAAGCTGAAGATGGACCACAAGAGCGACCTGGTGTTCCTGGCGGACATGAAGCCGGACGAGATCAACTACCGCCTGAAGAACTACTACAAGTTCATCTTCGTGAGGAACCCAGCTGAGAGGCTGCTGTCGGCCTACAGGAACAAGTTTGGGGAGATCAAGGAGTACCAGCAGAAGTACGGAGTGGAGATAGTCAGGCGGTATCGGAAGAACGGGGGGAAGTCAGCGGGCGACGACGTGACCTTCTCCGAGTTTCTCCGCTACTTACTGGACGAGGAGGTGGAGAGGATGAACGAACACTGGATGCCCATCTACAACCTGTGCCAGCCCTGTGCCGTGCGGTACGACTTCATCGGCTCCTACGAGCGGCTGAACGAGGATGCCAACCATGTCCTGGAGCAAGTTCAGGCACCGTCCTTCATCCGCTTCCCCGAAAGACAGTCGTGGTACAAGCCCGTGACGGCAGAAACGCTCCATTACTACCTGTGCAACACCCAGCGCAAGCTGATAAAAGAGCTGCTCCCAAAGTACATCCTGGATTTCACTCTCTTTGCCTATCCCCTTCCAAACATCACCAGCGAGTTCTGCAGGCAGTGA